The Rana temporaria chromosome 13, aRanTem1.1, whole genome shotgun sequence genome has a window encoding:
- the LOC120920957 gene encoding titin-like isoform X12, whose product MSDLMQAINTLVDIFEKYSKNLCHGQNLKPAEMEQLIQVELSEAIKNSGDAETIGLVLKAVDRNRDGEISFKEYITLVCVVAKAYYKHLGKARSSLPCIAQQQASANQQLTAGGPTPPTTAGGPPPPQQPPTVQVPSQVSPQQALPPTEAQGQQGAPAQPPAQAPGTTPVQGQQGWPAPPAAQVQQVPTQTAGHPSVSSWGSLQPVAPQVPVQVPATQVPAPQVPAAQVPAPQVPAAQVPAPQVPAAQVPAPQVPATQVPAPQVPAAQVPAPQVPAAQVPAPQVPATQVPAPQVPAAQVPAPHVPASQAPVAQFPYYSYCNWQYQVPQQQAVVPAPVQAPQVPAPQVPAPQVPVQVPAAQVPAPQVPVSQVPAPQVPAPQWQYQAPQQQAVVPAPVPAPQLPAPQVPAPQAPAPQVVAPQVPAPQVPAAQAAPQVVYPQVLAPQWQYQAPQQQAVVPAPVPAPQLPAPQVPAAQVPAPQVPAAQVPAPQVPAAQVPAPQVPAAQVPAPQVPVAQVPAPQVPVAQVPAPQVPAAQVPAATVQTPYIPVAQFPYYGYCNWQYQVPQQQAVVPAPVPAPQVPAPQVPAPQLPAQQVPAAQVPAPQVPAAQVPAPQVPVAQAPAPQVPAAQVPAPQVPVAQAPAPQVPVAQVSAPQVPVAQTPAPQVPAAQAPAPQVPAAQAPAPQVPAAQVPAPQVPVAQAPAPQVPVAQVSAPQVPVAQTPAPQVPAAQAPAPQVPVAQVPAPQVPVAQAPAPQVPVAQVPAPQVPVAQAPAPQVPVAQVSAPQVPVAQTPAPQVPVAQAPAPQVPVAQVPAPQVPVAQAPAPQVPVAQVPAPQVPVAQVPAPQVPVAQAPAPQVPVAQAPAPQVPVAQAPAPQVPVAQVPAPQVPAAQVPAPQVPVAQAPAPQVPVAQAPAPQVPVAQAPAPQVPVAQVPAPQVPVAQVPAPQVPVAQAPAPQVPVAQVPAPQVPVAQAPAPQVPVAQAPAPQVPVAQAPAPQVPVAQLPAPQVPAAQVPAPQVPAPQVPAPQVPAAQAAPQVVYPQVLAPQWQYQAPQQQAVVPAQQVVAPQAPIQVPAPQVPAPQVPAPQVPAPQVPGTLVPVAQFPYYSYSNWQYQAPQQQAAVPAPVPAPQAPAPQVPTPQVPAPQVPAPQAPAPQVPAPQVPAPQVPAAQLPAPQVPAPQAPAPQVVAPQAPAPQVVASQAPIQVPATLVPAPQVPASQAPVAQFPYYSYCNWQYQAPQQQAVVPAPVPAPQVPAPQVPAPQLPAQQVPAPQAPAPQVPAPQLPAPQVPAPQAPAPQVVAPQVPAPQVPAAQAALQVVYPQVLAPQWQYQAPQQQAVVPAQQVVSPQAPVQVPAPQVPAPQVPATQVLAPQVPAPQVPAPQVPGTQVPVAQFPYYSYSNWQYQAPQQQAAVPAPVQAPQAPAPQVPAPQAPAPQVVAPQAPAPQVPTPQAPAPQVPTPQVPTPQVPGPQAPAPQVPTPQAPAPQVPATQASAPQVVAPQVLAPQWQYQAPQQQAVVPAPVQAPQLPAPQVPAPQAPAPQGLAPQVPAPQVPAAQAAAPQVVAPQVLAPQWQYQAPQQQAVVPAPVQAPQLPASQVVAPQVPASQVVAPQAPAPQVVAPQVPVQVPAAQAPAPQVVAPQVPVQVPAAQAPAQQVVAPQVSAAQVPQEDLFMVPYSRCDGTTGFALWTPLGFYYY is encoded by the exons ATGTCTGACCTCATGCAAGCCATCAACACCCTCGTAGACATCTTCGAGAAGTATTCCAAGAACCTCTGTCATGGTCAGAACCTGAAACCTGCAGAAATGGAGCAGCTCATACAGGTGGAGCTGTCTGAGGCCATCAAA AACTCGGGGGACGCAGAGACCATCGGCCTCGTTCTCAAAGCTGTGGACAGAAACCGTGACGGTGAAATCAGCTTTAAAGAATACATCACGTTGGTGTGTGTGGTCGCCAAGGCCTACTACAAGCATCTGGGCAAAGCCAGGAGCTCGCTGCCTTGTATTGCGCAACAGCAAGCTTCTGCCAATCAGCAACTAACAGCTGGCGGTCCAACACCACCAACAACAGCTGGCGGTCCACCACCACCACAGCAGCCACCAACTGTCCAAGTTCCAAGTCAAGTATCTCCACAGCAAGCACTGCCACCAACCGAGGCTCAGGGCCAACAGGGTGCCCCAGCTCAACCACCAGCTCAGGCACCTGGCACAACACCCGTCCAAGGACAGCAAGGATGGCCAGCTCCACCAGCAGCTCAAGTTCAGCAAGTGCCAACTCAGACCGCTGGCCATCCATCTGTTTCTTCATGGGGAAGCTTACAACCAGTAGCTCCTCAGGTACCTGTACAGGTGCCAGCAACTCAGGTACCTGCCCCACAAGTGCCAGCTGCTCAGGTACCTGCCCCACAAGTGCCAGCTGCTCAGGTACCTGCCCCACAAGTGCCAGCTGCTCAGGTACCTGCCCCACAAGTGCCAGCAACTCAGGTACCTGCCCCACAAGTGCCAGCAGCTCAGGTACCTGCCCCACAAGTGCCAGCTGCTCAGGTCCCCGCACCACAAGTGCCAGCAACTCAGGTACCTGCACCACAAGTGCCAGCTGCTCAGGTCCCAGCACCACACGTGCCAGCTTCTCAGGCTCCTGTAGCACAATTTCCATACTATAGTTATTGCAACTGGCAATATCAAGTACCACAACAGCAAGCTGTAGTTCCTGCACCAGTCCAAGCTCCTCAGGTCCCTGCACCACAAGTGCCAGCTCCTCAGGTACCTGTACAAGTGCCAGCTGCTCAGGTCCCTGCACCACAAGTGCCAGTTTCTCAGGTCCCAGCACCACAAGTGCCAGCTCCTCAGTGGCAATATCAAGCACCACAACAGCAAGCTGTAGTTCCTGCACCAGTGCCAGCACCTCAGCTCCCTGCACCACAAGTGCCAGCTCCTCAAGCTCCTGCACCACAAGTGGTAGCACCTCAGGTACCTGCACCACAAGTGCCAGCTGCTCAAGCTGCACCAcaagtggtttatcctcaggtccTTGCTCCCCAGTGGCAATATCAAGCACCACAACAGCAAGCTGTAGTTCCTGCACCAGTGCCAGCACCTCAGCTCCCTGCACCACAAGTGCCAGCTGCTCAGGTCCCTGCACCACAAGTGCCAGCTGCTCAGGTCCCTGCACCACAAGTGCCAGCTGCTCAGGTCCCCGCACCACAAGTGCCAGCTGCTCAGGTCCCTGCACCACAAGTGCCAGTAGCTCAGGTCCCCGCACCACAAGTGCCAGTAGCTCAGGTCCCCGCACCACAAGTGCCAGCTGCTCAGGTCCCTGCAGCAACAGTGCAAACTCCTTACATTCCGGTAGCACAATTTCCATACTATGGTTATTGCAACTGGCAATATCAAGTACCACAACAGCAAGCTGTAGTTCCTGCACCAGTGCCAGCTCCTCAG GTCCCTGCACCACAAGTGCCAGCTCCTCAGCTCCCTGCACAACAAGTGCCAGCTGCTCAGGTCCCCGCACCACAAGTGCCAGCTGCTCAGGTCCCCGCACCACAAGTGCCAGTTGCTCAGGCACCCGCACCACAAGTGCCAGCTGCTCAGGTCCCTGCCCCACAAGTGCCAGTTGCTCAGGCCCCCGCACCACAAGTGCCAGTTGCTCAGGTCTCTGCCCCACAAGTGCCAGTTGCTCAGACCCCCGCACCACAAGTGCCAGCTGCTCAGGCCCCCGCACCACAAGTGCCAGCTGCTCAGGCCCCCGCACCACAAGTGCCAGCTGCTCAGGTCCCTGCCCCACAAGTGCCAGTTGCTCAGGCCCCCGCACCACAAGTGCCAGTTGCTCAGGTCTCTGCCCCACAAGTGCCAGTTGCTCAGACCCCCGCACCACAAGTGCCAGCTGCTCAGGCCCCCGCACCACAAGTGCCAGTTGCTCAGGTCCCTGCCCCACAAGTGCCAGTTGCTCAGGCCCCCGCACCACAAGTGCCAGTAGCTCAGGTCCCTGCCCCACAAGTGCCAGTTGCTCAGGCCCCCGCACCACAAGTGCCAGTTGCTCAGGTCTCTGCCCCACAAGTGCCAGTTGCTCAGACCCCCGCACCACAAGTGCCAGTTGCTCAGGCCCCCGCACCACAAGTGCCAGTAGCTCAGGTCCCTGCCCCACAAGTGCCAGTTGCTCAGGCCCCCGCACCACAAGTGCCAGTTGCTCAG GTCCCTGCACCACAAGTGCCAGTTGCTCAGGTCCCCGCACCACAAGTGCCAGTAGCTCAGGCCCCCGCACCACAAGTGCCAGTTGCTCAGGCCCCCGCACCACAAGTGCCAGTTGCTCAGGCCCCCGCACCACAAGTGCCAGTTGCTCAGGTCCCCGCACCACAAGTGCCAGCTGCTCAGGTCCCCGCACCACAAGTGCCAGTAGCTCAGGCCCCCGCACCACAAGTGCCAGTTGCTCAGGCCCCCGCACCACAAGTGCCAGTTGCTCAGGCCCCCGCACCACAAGTGCCAGTTGCTCAGGTCCCTGCACCACAAGTGCCAGTTGCTCAG GTCCCTGCACCACAAGTGCCAGTTGCTCAGGCCCCCGCACCACAAGTGCCAGTAGCTCAGGTCCCTGCCCCACAAGTGCCAGTTGCTCAGGCCCCCGCACCACAAGTGCCAGTTGCTCAGGCCCCCGCACCACAAGTGCCAGTTGCTCAGGCCCCCGCACCACAAGTGCCAGTTGCTCAGCTCCCTGCACCACAAGTGCCAGCTGCTCAGGTCCCAGCACCACAAGTGCCAGCTCCTCAGGTACCTGCACCACAAGTGCCAGCTGCTCAAGCTGCACCAcaagtggtttatcctcaggtccTTGCTCCCCAGTGGCAATATCAAGCACCACAACAGCAAGCTGTAGTTCCTGCACAACAAGTTGTAGCTCCTCAGGCACCCATACAAGTGCCAGCTCCCCAGGTACCTGCACCACAAGTGCCAGCTCCACAGGTACCTGCACCACAAGTGCCAGGTACTCTGGTACCTGTAGCACAATTTCCATACTATAGTTATAGCAACTGGCAATATCAAGCACCACAACAGCAggctgcagttcctgcaccagtGCCAGCTCCTCAG GCCCCTGCACCACAAGTGCCAACTCCTCAGGTCCCTGCACCACAAGTGCCAGCTCCTCAG GCCCCTGCACCACAAGTGCCAGCTCCCCAGGTACCTGCACCACAAGTGCCAGCTGCTCAGCTCCCTGCACCACAAGTGCCAGCTCCTCAAGCTCCTGCACCACAAGTTGTAGCTCCTCAGGCCCCAGCACCACAAGTTGTAGCTTCTCAGGCACCCATACAAGTGCCAGCTACTCTGGTGCCTGCACCACAAGTGCCAGCTTCTCAGGCTCCTGTAGCACAATTTCCATACTATAGTTATTGCAACTGGCAATATCAAGCACCACAACAGCAAGCTGTAGTTCCTGCACCAGTGCCAGCTCCTCAGGTCCCTGCACCACAAGTGCCAGCTCCTCAGCTCCCTGCACAACAAGTGCCAGCTCCTCAGGCCCCTGCACCACAAGTGCCAGCTCCTCAGCTCCCTGCACCACAAGTGCCAGCTCCTCAGGCTCCTGCACCACAAGTGGTAGCTCCTCAGGTACCTGCACCACAAGTGCCAGCTGCTCAAGCTGCACTACaggtggtttatcctcaggtccTCGCTCCCCAGTGGCAATATCAAGCACCACAACAGCAAGCTGTAGTTCCTGCACAACAAGTGGTATCTCCTCAGGCACCCGTACAAGTGCCAGCTCCCCAGGTACCTGCACCACAAGTGCCAGCTACTCAGGTCCTTGCACCACAAGTGCCAGCTCCACAGGTACCTGCACCACAAGTGCCAGGTACTCAGGTACCTGTAGCACAATTTCCATACTATAGTTATAGCAACTGGCAATATCAAGCACCACAACAGCAagctgcagttcctgcaccagtGCAAGCTCCTCAGGCCCCTGCACCACAAGTGCCAGCTCCTCAGGCTCCTGCACCACAAGTTGTAGCTCCTCAGGCCCCTGCACCACAAGTGCCAACTCCTCAGGCCCCTGCACCACAAGTGCCAACTCCTCAGGTCCCTACACCACAAGTGCCAGGTCCTCAGGCTCCTGCACCACAAGTGCCAACTCCTCAGGCCCCTGCACCACAAGTGCCAGCTACTCAGGCTTCTGCACCACAAGTTGTAGCTCCTCAGGTCCTTGCTCCCCAGTGGCAATATCAAGCACCACAACAGCAAGCTGTAGTTCCTGCACCAGTGCAAGCTCCTCAGCTCCCTGCACCACAAGTGCCAGCTCCTCAGGCTCCTGCACCACAAGGGTTAGCTCCTCAGGTACCTGCACCACAAGTGCCAGC
- the LOC120920957 gene encoding MAGE-like protein 2 isoform X30 translates to MSDLMQAINTLVDIFEKYSKNLCHGQNLKPAEMEQLIQVELSEAIKNSGDAETIGLVLKAVDRNRDGEISFKEYITLVCVVAKAYYKHLGKARSSLPCIAQQQASANQQLTAGGPTPPTTAGGPPPPQQPPTVQVPSQVSPQQALPPTEAQGQQGAPAQPPAQAPGTTPVQGQQGWPAPPAAQVQQVPTQTAGHPSVSSWGSLQPVAPQVPVQVPATQVPAPQVPAAQVPAPQVPAAQVPAPQVPAAQVPAPQVPATQVPAPQVPAAQVPAPQVPAAQVPAPQVPATQVPAPQVPAAQVPAPHVPASQAPVAQFPYYSYCNWQYQVPQQQAVVPAPVQAPQVPAPQVPAPQVPVQVPAAQVPAPQVPVSQVPAPQVPAPQWQYQAPQQQAVVPAPVPAPQLPAPQVPAPQAPAPQVVAPQVPAPQVPAAQAAPQVVYPQVLAPQWQYQAPQQQAVVPAPVPAPQLPAPQVPAAQVPAPQVPAAQVPAPQVPAAQVPAPQVPAAQVPAPQVPVAQVPAPQVPVAQVPAPQVPAAQVPAATVQTPYIPVAQFPYYGYCNWQYQVPQQQAVVPAPVPAPQVPAPQVPAPQLPAQQVPAAQVPAPQVPAAQVPAPQVPVAQAPAPQVPAAQVPAPQVPVAQAPAPQVPVAQVSAPQVPVAQTPAPQVPAAQAPAPQVPAAQAPAPQVPAAQVPAPQVPVAQAPAPQVPVAQVSAPQVPVAQTPAPQVPAAQAPAPQVPVAQVPAPQVPVAQAPAPQVPVAQVPAPQVPVAQAPAPQVPVAQVSAPQVPVAQTPAPQVPVAQAPAPQVPVAQVPAPQVPVAQAPAPQVPVAQVPAPQVPVAQVPAPQVPVAQAPAPQVPVAQAPAPQVPVAQAPAPQVPVAQVPAPQVPAAQVPAPQVPVAQAPAPQVPVAQAPAPQVPVAQAPAPQVPVAQAPAATMQTPYIPVAQFPYYSYCNWQYQVPQQQAVVPAPVPAPQLPAPQVPAPQLPAPQVPAPQAPAPQVPAPQVPAPQVPAAQLPAPQVPAPQAPAPQVVAPQAPAPQVVASQAPIQVPATLVPAPQVPASQAPVAQFPYYSYCNWQYQAPQQQAVVPAPVPAPQVPAPQVPAPQLPAQQVPAPQAPAPQVPAPQLPAPQVPAPQAPAPQVVAPQVPAPQVPAAQAALQVVYPQVLAPQWQYQAPQQQAVVPAQQVVSPQAPVQVPAPQVPAPQVPATQVLAPQVPAPQVPAPQVPGTQVPVAQFPYYSYSNWQYQAPQQQAAVPAPVQAPQAPAPQVPAPQAPAPQVVAPQAPAPQVPTPQAPAPQVPTPQVPTPQVPGPQAPAPQVPTPQAPAPQVPATQASAPQVVAPQVLAPQWQYQAPQQQAVVPAPVQAPQLPAPQVPAPQAPAPQGLAPQVPAPQVPAAQAAAPQVVAPQVLAPQWQYQAPQQQAVVPAPVQAPQLPASQVVAPQVPASQVVAPQAPAPQVVAPQVPVQVPAAQAPAPQVVAPQVPVQVPAAQAPAQQVVAPQVSAAQVPQEDLFMVPYSRCDGTTGFALWTPLGFYYY, encoded by the exons ATGTCTGACCTCATGCAAGCCATCAACACCCTCGTAGACATCTTCGAGAAGTATTCCAAGAACCTCTGTCATGGTCAGAACCTGAAACCTGCAGAAATGGAGCAGCTCATACAGGTGGAGCTGTCTGAGGCCATCAAA AACTCGGGGGACGCAGAGACCATCGGCCTCGTTCTCAAAGCTGTGGACAGAAACCGTGACGGTGAAATCAGCTTTAAAGAATACATCACGTTGGTGTGTGTGGTCGCCAAGGCCTACTACAAGCATCTGGGCAAAGCCAGGAGCTCGCTGCCTTGTATTGCGCAACAGCAAGCTTCTGCCAATCAGCAACTAACAGCTGGCGGTCCAACACCACCAACAACAGCTGGCGGTCCACCACCACCACAGCAGCCACCAACTGTCCAAGTTCCAAGTCAAGTATCTCCACAGCAAGCACTGCCACCAACCGAGGCTCAGGGCCAACAGGGTGCCCCAGCTCAACCACCAGCTCAGGCACCTGGCACAACACCCGTCCAAGGACAGCAAGGATGGCCAGCTCCACCAGCAGCTCAAGTTCAGCAAGTGCCAACTCAGACCGCTGGCCATCCATCTGTTTCTTCATGGGGAAGCTTACAACCAGTAGCTCCTCAGGTACCTGTACAGGTGCCAGCAACTCAGGTACCTGCCCCACAAGTGCCAGCTGCTCAGGTACCTGCCCCACAAGTGCCAGCTGCTCAGGTACCTGCCCCACAAGTGCCAGCTGCTCAGGTACCTGCCCCACAAGTGCCAGCAACTCAGGTACCTGCCCCACAAGTGCCAGCAGCTCAGGTACCTGCCCCACAAGTGCCAGCTGCTCAGGTCCCCGCACCACAAGTGCCAGCAACTCAGGTACCTGCACCACAAGTGCCAGCTGCTCAGGTCCCAGCACCACACGTGCCAGCTTCTCAGGCTCCTGTAGCACAATTTCCATACTATAGTTATTGCAACTGGCAATATCAAGTACCACAACAGCAAGCTGTAGTTCCTGCACCAGTCCAAGCTCCTCAGGTCCCTGCACCACAAGTGCCAGCTCCTCAGGTACCTGTACAAGTGCCAGCTGCTCAGGTCCCTGCACCACAAGTGCCAGTTTCTCAGGTCCCAGCACCACAAGTGCCAGCTCCTCAGTGGCAATATCAAGCACCACAACAGCAAGCTGTAGTTCCTGCACCAGTGCCAGCACCTCAGCTCCCTGCACCACAAGTGCCAGCTCCTCAAGCTCCTGCACCACAAGTGGTAGCACCTCAGGTACCTGCACCACAAGTGCCAGCTGCTCAAGCTGCACCAcaagtggtttatcctcaggtccTTGCTCCCCAGTGGCAATATCAAGCACCACAACAGCAAGCTGTAGTTCCTGCACCAGTGCCAGCACCTCAGCTCCCTGCACCACAAGTGCCAGCTGCTCAGGTCCCTGCACCACAAGTGCCAGCTGCTCAGGTCCCTGCACCACAAGTGCCAGCTGCTCAGGTCCCCGCACCACAAGTGCCAGCTGCTCAGGTCCCTGCACCACAAGTGCCAGTAGCTCAGGTCCCCGCACCACAAGTGCCAGTAGCTCAGGTCCCCGCACCACAAGTGCCAGCTGCTCAGGTCCCTGCAGCAACAGTGCAAACTCCTTACATTCCGGTAGCACAATTTCCATACTATGGTTATTGCAACTGGCAATATCAAGTACCACAACAGCAAGCTGTAGTTCCTGCACCAGTGCCAGCTCCTCAG GTCCCTGCACCACAAGTGCCAGCTCCTCAGCTCCCTGCACAACAAGTGCCAGCTGCTCAGGTCCCCGCACCACAAGTGCCAGCTGCTCAGGTCCCCGCACCACAAGTGCCAGTTGCTCAGGCACCCGCACCACAAGTGCCAGCTGCTCAGGTCCCTGCCCCACAAGTGCCAGTTGCTCAGGCCCCCGCACCACAAGTGCCAGTTGCTCAGGTCTCTGCCCCACAAGTGCCAGTTGCTCAGACCCCCGCACCACAAGTGCCAGCTGCTCAGGCCCCCGCACCACAAGTGCCAGCTGCTCAGGCCCCCGCACCACAAGTGCCAGCTGCTCAGGTCCCTGCCCCACAAGTGCCAGTTGCTCAGGCCCCCGCACCACAAGTGCCAGTTGCTCAGGTCTCTGCCCCACAAGTGCCAGTTGCTCAGACCCCCGCACCACAAGTGCCAGCTGCTCAGGCCCCCGCACCACAAGTGCCAGTTGCTCAGGTCCCTGCCCCACAAGTGCCAGTTGCTCAGGCCCCCGCACCACAAGTGCCAGTAGCTCAGGTCCCTGCCCCACAAGTGCCAGTTGCTCAGGCCCCCGCACCACAAGTGCCAGTTGCTCAGGTCTCTGCCCCACAAGTGCCAGTTGCTCAGACCCCCGCACCACAAGTGCCAGTTGCTCAGGCCCCCGCACCACAAGTGCCAGTAGCTCAGGTCCCTGCCCCACAAGTGCCAGTTGCTCAGGCCCCCGCACCACAAGTGCCAGTTGCTCAG GTCCCTGCACCACAAGTGCCAGTTGCTCAGGTCCCCGCACCACAAGTGCCAGTAGCTCAGGCCCCCGCACCACAAGTGCCAGTTGCTCAGGCCCCCGCACCACAAGTGCCAGTTGCTCAGGCCCCCGCACCACAAGTGCCAGTTGCTCAGGTCCCCGCACCACAAGTGCCAGCTGCTCAGGTCCCCGCACCACAAGTGCCAGTAGCTCAGGCCCCCGCACCACAAGTGCCAGTTGCTCAGGCCCCCGCACCACAAGTGCCAGTTGCTCAGGCCCCCGCACCACAAGTGCCAGTTGCTCAG GCCCCTGCGGCAACAATGCAAACTCCTTACATTCCGGTAGCACAATTTCCATACTATAGTTATTGCAACTGGCAATATCAAGTACCACAACAGCAAGCTGTAGTTCCTGCACCAGTGCCAGCTCCTCAG CTCCCTGCACCACAAGTGCCAGCTCCTCAGCTCCCTGCACCACAAGTGCCAGCTCCTCAGGCCCCTGCACCACAAGTGCCAGCTCCCCAGGTACCTGCACCACAAGTGCCAGCTGCTCAGCTCCCTGCACCACAAGTGCCAGCTCCTCAAGCTCCTGCACCACAAGTTGTAGCTCCTCAGGCCCCAGCACCACAAGTTGTAGCTTCTCAGGCACCCATACAAGTGCCAGCTACTCTGGTGCCTGCACCACAAGTGCCAGCTTCTCAGGCTCCTGTAGCACAATTTCCATACTATAGTTATTGCAACTGGCAATATCAAGCACCACAACAGCAAGCTGTAGTTCCTGCACCAGTGCCAGCTCCTCAGGTCCCTGCACCACAAGTGCCAGCTCCTCAGCTCCCTGCACAACAAGTGCCAGCTCCTCAGGCCCCTGCACCACAAGTGCCAGCTCCTCAGCTCCCTGCACCACAAGTGCCAGCTCCTCAGGCTCCTGCACCACAAGTGGTAGCTCCTCAGGTACCTGCACCACAAGTGCCAGCTGCTCAAGCTGCACTACaggtggtttatcctcaggtccTCGCTCCCCAGTGGCAATATCAAGCACCACAACAGCAAGCTGTAGTTCCTGCACAACAAGTGGTATCTCCTCAGGCACCCGTACAAGTGCCAGCTCCCCAGGTACCTGCACCACAAGTGCCAGCTACTCAGGTCCTTGCACCACAAGTGCCAGCTCCACAGGTACCTGCACCACAAGTGCCAGGTACTCAGGTACCTGTAGCACAATTTCCATACTATAGTTATAGCAACTGGCAATATCAAGCACCACAACAGCAagctgcagttcctgcaccagtGCAAGCTCCTCAGGCCCCTGCACCACAAGTGCCAGCTCCTCAGGCTCCTGCACCACAAGTTGTAGCTCCTCAGGCCCCTGCACCACAAGTGCCAACTCCTCAGGCCCCTGCACCACAAGTGCCAACTCCTCAGGTCCCTACACCACAAGTGCCAGGTCCTCAGGCTCCTGCACCACAAGTGCCAACTCCTCAGGCCCCTGCACCACAAGTGCCAGCTACTCAGGCTTCTGCACCACAAGTTGTAGCTCCTCAGGTCCTTGCTCCCCAGTGGCAATATCAAGCACCACAACAGCAAGCTGTAGTTCCTGCACCAGTGCAAGCTCCTCAGCTCCCTGCACCACAAGTGCCAGCTCCTCAGGCTCCTGCACCACAAGGGTTAGCTCCTCAGGTACCTGCACCACAAGTGCCAGC